From the genome of Ptychodera flava strain L36383 chromosome 20, AS_Pfla_20210202, whole genome shotgun sequence, one region includes:
- the LOC139119797 gene encoding adipose-secreted signaling protein-like isoform X2, which yields MDSEVDNKLHQIHNKSSVKFPEDVHEPDIIVEKETDSSISVNLGFLQKDHRYEISFTIEDDVRGEVKMSPEEHFWIKVIGAYPTQNENGHDVILELIARKDGVMSEEFNLVNTTDENQSVKVVLHARVLGRHKGTPLLKEGIHCIGMEAPEDESEASDWAGFD from the exons TTGATAACAAGCTGCATCAGATACACAACAAATCAAGTGTTAAGTTTCCAGAGGATGTCCATGAACCTGACATCATCGTGGAGAAAGAGACAGACTCATCAATCAGTGTCAACTTAGGTTTTCTACAAAAAGATCATCGATATGAGATTTCATTTACCATTGAGGATGATGTACGAGGTGAAGTGAAAATGTCACCAGAAGAGCATTTTTGGATCAAAGTAATCGGTGCATACCCGACACAAAATG AAAATGGACATGATGTGATATTAGAGCTTATAGCAAGGAAAGACGGAGTTATGAGTGAAGAATTCAATCTTGTCAATACCACAGATGAAAACCAATCTGTAAAAGTTGTTTTACATGCAAGAGTTTTAG GTAGACACAAAGGGACGCCATTACTGAAAGAAGGGATTCATTGCATTGGTATGGAAGCACCTGAAGATGAATCTGAAGCTAGTGATTGGGCAGGGTTTGACTAG